The following coding sequences are from one Arachis hypogaea cultivar Tifrunner chromosome 7, arahy.Tifrunner.gnm2.J5K5, whole genome shotgun sequence window:
- the LOC112702514 gene encoding receptor-like cytoplasmic kinase 176: MGCCFSAKIKAESPPRHGVSSKDGSREDGLSGLSSKVSTTAPPTPRSEGEILKSSNLKSFTFAELKTATRNFRPDSVVGEGGFGSVFKGWIDEQTLVPVKPGTGMVIAVKRHNQEGGQGHSEWLTEINYLGQLRHPNLVKLVGYCLEDDQRLLVYEFLTKCSLDNHLFRRASYVEPLPWNIRIRVALDAAKGLEYLHSDEAKVIFRDFKTSNILLDSNYNAKLSDFGLAKDGPAGDKSHVSTRVMGTYGYAAPEYMATGHLTKKSDVYSFGVVLLEIMSGKRALDNNRPSREQNLIEWAKPYLTSKRRIFQVMDARIEGQYTLREVMKLANLAIKCLSVEPRFRPKMDEVVRTLEHLQDSDGEGCSRDQDLKRNGHRHSSGSSGTKQHRRKHETVTTTMQKE, from the exons ATGGGTTGCTGCTTCAGTGCAAAGATCAAAGCTGAGAGCCCTCCACGCCATG GTGTGAGTTCAAAGGATGGTAGCAGAGAAGATGGTTTGAGTGGTTTAAGCAGCAAAGTCTCGACCACTGCTCCTCCGACTCCTCGGTCCGAGGGAGAGATCTTGAAATCCTCGAATTTGAAGAGCTTCACCTTTGCTGAACTTAAAACCGCTACGAGGAACTTTCGTCCGGATAGTGTGGTGGGAGAAGGTGGTTTTGGTTCTGTATTCAAGGGGTGGATTGATGAGCAGACACTTGTACCGGTTAAACCCGGTACTGGAATGGTCATTGCTGTGAAGAGGCATAACCAAGAAGGTGGACAAGGACACAGTGAATGGTTG ACCGAGATAAATTACCTGGGGCAGCTGCGTCATCCTAATCTTGTGAAACTGGTTGGTTATTGCTTGGAGGATGATCAAAGGCTTTTGGTGTATGAGTTCTTGACCAAGTGTAGTTTGGATAATCACTTATTTAGGA GGGCTTCTTATGTTGAGCCGCTTCCTTGGAACATTCGGATAAGGGTTGCCCTTGATGCTGCTAAGGGTCTGGAATATCTCCACAGCGACGAAGCAAAAGTGATATTCAGAGACTTCAAAACTTCTAATATATTGCTTGATTCG AATTATAATGCGAAACTTTCTGATTTCGGCTTGGCAAAGGATGGACCAGCAGGTGATAAGAGCCATGTCTCTACAAGGGTGATGGGCACATATGGTTATGCTGCACCTGAATACATGGCCACAG GTCACTTGACCAAGAAGAGTGATGTATACAGCTTCGGAGTCGTTCTCCTAGAAATCATGTCCGGTAAGCGCGCCCTCGACAACAACAGGCCATCCCGGGAGCAGAACTTGATTGAATGGGCCAAACCTTACCTCACCAGCAAGCGCAGGATCTTCCAAGTCATGGATGCTCGAATCGAAGGCCAATACACACTGCGCGAGGTGATGAAACTAGCTAACCTCGCCATCAAATGCCTATCGGTCGAGCCGAGGTTTCGGCCGAAGATGGATGAGGTGGTGAGGACATTGGAGCACCTGCAGGATTCCGACGGAGAGGGATGCTCTAGAGAtcaagatttgaaaaggaatggTCATAGACATAGCTCAGGAAGCAGTGGCACTAAACAACATAGAAGAAAACATGAAACAGTTACAACCACCATGCAAAAAGAATGA